The genomic interval GAAATTGTCACTGAACATACATTTTTGAGGAAGAGAGATACATGCAAACAGATAGGAGAGACTGAGAGAGATGAACTGACAGTCAGACAAAGTGACAGATACAAGTATATATTGGTAATCTGTCCTAGAGTACTACTTGTTGTCATACTTACTGCTACTTGTGGTCAAGTCATCCATATAGTACAGACATTCCAGTCACACCCAAACACTATTCAATAAGTGTCATTCTTGACGTAAATTTACTGAACTGTCTTAACTAGTAATAGTGACAACAATGAGCTCTTAATAAATTGTTAGTCGCTATGTTAGAGGTGACTGGTGAATGAGATTGCCCTAgagtaaaactaaaagtctaatGGCCTTCCTTCAGGTTATAGTTTGAAAAATTCAGGTCACCATCATTTTTGCTCTTTGAAATTGAAGCCATGTCATTGGGACATATATTAGAGTCATTTAATTTATTGAAAGCATTTAGTTTAGTGCTGAAGTAGTTATAAATATGAccttactaagatagacacaaactaaaactattgttggtacatgttgatacaacagtgataagctaatGAATGAaggttggtttaattatagtctcagtagggaggcatctctgaaaactagttccATAGACTTGCAGTGTAGCCGTTTTGGaactttcaatgtttacactgtGTGGATCACTGGGTGATCAGAATTGCACAGCAAAGGAACTGCtacacccacttgtgtaatctaccacattgaagaacaatagatttagtttgtgcctatcttagtaaaccgaaggcacGATTACCAGAGTCGTAGTACATGAATACACAAATGATATCCGAATGACCATGAACCTATAGACATGTAAAAATGATTTCAATCATATCTAAATGAGATAATCTGTACTTGTTTGTGTACATATTCCTCTGcaataaatgagtacaaaacatGTTGAAAATATACTGCCATGTTTAGCCCATTTTTGTACCCATTTCTTGCATAAAATATACagcaaaacagaaaaaaaaaagtttcctgttgtgagaatgaatgttcacgGACTCTGGGTTGATAGTTAATAATGAAAATTCCTACTCTCAGAATCAACAAATTTtttgtcagtgaaaatttgagaTTCGCTTCCGAGAAATTTTTTGAATCCGAGTggaaattttcttttgtttcgTATTGTTAGTAGAAATAATTGACAGAAATAGCTTGTTGTGTTTACGAGTGTTATGGCTATTAAATTTAATGACGCAAGGTTAGAAAGCCAGGTAGTCATGTGACAGATGTGTAAAAACAGTGTACTCACTAGGAGACTTCTATTTGATGTCTGGCTTAGTTTAGAGTGTCTAGAGTTAGAAGTAAACATTTACCACATAAATGGCGTCACTGAATACAAACGAAAGCAAGCATAAAGACAGCCATTGTGGTGACAATTCTATTGACACATTCTTCTGTCAAATAGAATGAAGTCTACCTGAATGACCTTTGTGGGGTCACACCTTTTTTATTTGCCTTCACTGAATGAGTTTAGGTGTGAAAGTCGTATGCTGTACAGTGACATCACTGTCTGGGTTTTGTGGCGGTAATAGATACATCTCAGATGtgtgccctctatggcaggcaGGTTAACAGACCACTACAGTACACACTGTCTGTTGACTGATATTTGTTtagcaaaatgataaaatgtagcaataagatttttgttgagcaaTACGGTAAAATTAAGCAattgttagtaagatttttgttgagcaagacgataaaatgtactgCTGGACTGTTTGTGAGATTTTTTTGAGCCAGACAACAAATTGTAGCAGTGTAAGATTGTTTTCAAGCCAGACGGCGctttgtttcaggttttgtgatttgaattgtaaaacttttttttttttacatttggtTTGTGTTAATATTTGTACTTCAATAATTttcaactgtttttttttaaaatctttatttttttgtcttttgtttgtaATTGCAGGGTTTTAATCAAGATAGGTTGGGTATTTATATCAAGTCTGTTGTGAAAGGTGGTTCAGCTGATCATGATGGCCGACTACGTGCAGGGGATCAACTATTAAAAGTCAATGGAAATAGTTTAATAGGAGTCACACAAGAAAGGTGAGTGGGTTGAACCAATGCTGTAGACATCCATCGCATTATATCAGCATCAATGGCTGTCAAAGAGAGACAGTAAACATGCTTAAACACAAGCATGAAAGCGTCCTAGCTGGAATTTCAAAGTATTACAAAATCCTTGAAATTAATGGAAAATGTACAGTGGCACAATAAGAGTTTATGCATGTAAAttactacaacttacaaggatGAGAACGCCTCTTAACTGGAATTTAAACCTCCCTGAAATTTAGTGGAAAATTTACAGTGGAACGAGCCTAGTTTATATATGGGAATTAATAAAATTTTCAAGCATGAGATAACCTCCTAACTGGAATTTGAAACTATCCTTCAAATTCCTTGAACTTAATGGAAAATTTACATTGGCACAGGCGTTGTTTATGcagataaattaaaaatataccTAGAATCTTGAATATACAGGGTTTGGACTCGATTATTAGTTGCTAGTTAACTTCCCCTGAGCCACCTTTCCTGGTATCATGCAATGAGATGTCAGTTCACTGTatctttgtatatttatatctcTGGAATAAAGCGATATTTATAAACCACTCTAGTATAACTAGTTAAATGTAGATGTGTGCCTTAGATGCTGACATTAAAAATCTTCTTGTGTTGTTAGCCCAGTTGATGGCGTAGTAGGTGTTGCTTAGCCTTGTTCATGTCATTGAATCATTTAGTATGCTATGCCTAAACAGCAGATTTGAATTCTGAACAATAGCTAGTAATGATtatgtatgcttcagtaagtagacaATTACTTGCATACGCATGTGAGAAAAAAACTTGGCTAGTACCATGGAATTTAAAACTATCCTTTAAATTGGCATGAGATTTTCTGTACGAGTAAAAACGTACTGAGTTCATATAACcttaattaattgaaaacattgTAGTGTAATGTTTACGTTGCTCTTCCATTTGATCTTAATAAAACTTTTCTTCTGGTGTTGTTTTCTCAGTTGGTGGCATACAATGGGTTTCCATGACATTTTACTATACACGTACTAAATTATGTCATGACTTCATTTATATATTATGAgtaaataccaggtttgagttccaTCAATAGCCAGTGATGGTATACTTGAGTGAGTAGAATACTACAAGCCCCCATTTATGTAGCAAATCACCTCAAAAAACATAAAGTCCTCGCTGAAATTGTTTTAACCAACCTTGCACAACTAGAGATACAAAAGCCTTACTGGGATCTTTCAACTAGAACAGCTAGCCTTGTTCCCTTGCCGCCACTAGATGGCGTAGTAGCGGATAAACTCTATGGTAATAGAGCAATTTAGTCATATAGTATTTGTGTTTACTTTCAGAGCTGCTGAGTTTATGATGCACAGTGGACCCCATGTGGCTTTAGAAGTTGCAAAACAAGGTGCTATTTTCCACGGTCTTGCTACATTGTTGAGTCAGCCATCTCCCATCATGCAGCGAGGTAAGTTACAATCAAACATATTTCAGTCCATGCATGTAATGCATATCGTTTACCAAAGACAGAAATACAACATTATCATCTCAGGATTTACATGGCGCTTTGAGCTGCATCCCCTCACCTCCCATCCCTCCCCACCACCCATCCCTCCCCACCACCAGCCACGCCAATCGAAGTCGAAAGTGTTTCCTTCTAAATGTGTGGtaacaacaattttatcaaCAATATCCTGTATTCTCTAatatccctaaccctaatgaTAGAGTCTACTTCATCTTGTCAACATAggattatttatttgttctgGACAAAGTTTTGCTTTTACTGTCAGACAACAGGTTTTCTTACCTAAATTTGAATACTAAGTTGAACTGGACCTTTAAGATAGAATGTCCTCTGTCCTAAAGTAGTTGAAAAAGATGATCCAGAACAAAACAGTTATCTATCTAATATGACTGGCTCTACTGGTGAGACAACTGTAATGTCAGAATCTAGGATTGAATTCCTGGTCATTAAATTTTTGAAGTTATCATACCTTATGTAACTACTTGTACAATGAGTAGTGCTAAAGTAAGCAccttctctatgtgctacaatcatttatagcattcacatcatGTGTAAAAGTGTACTTTTTCAATTcagttggtttatttacaagcctagcatgtggtcTTTCCAATGTGGTCAATTATCAAATgcaacagtatacttttacacttgatatcgatgctataaacgattgtggtacatacagaaaacactttatgTTGGTGTTATGGGTCGTAGCAGATTTCAAAAATGCACAGTCAGATCTAACAACTTTTTGATTAACTTGTCCTTTTTGCCCTTCAGCAATGCCACCACGTCAACATGCTGGAACTTTTGGTAGACATCGTCCAAAGAGTGAAGATATTCTAGGCTCAGGGGCTCCTAATGATAAAAGACGTTTTATGAATACAACTGATAGAAAAGATAGACTACAACCACACAGAGAGGCTAATGATGGCCGCTATCCAATGCAACAACCAAGGGAGGATCTTATTAAATCATCACCAAATCTTATTGGTAAGAATATTTTATTAGAACAATTATTGTCATTATAATACAGGTGAACATTATCCACTAAATGTTACTGTTTTAAAACTTtcataagtatatatataaagaatgTATGGCACGAAATCATGAAAATGAGCTGTGTTCATATGAGTTGAAATACCAAATTGTCATTTATAAACACATAATGATATTTCCATTCTAGTATACTCATATACACTAGTATTAGCAATAAGTTGGTTTATTTCAAATGGaccaaaatgtgaatatttttgttGCATGTGTACTTGACAATGGAAGTaagaatttcaaatattgtCAGTTGAGATTCCAAAAAGTGTCTTTCCTGTACACTGCTGAAGTAGTTTAGGGGATATGTATTATGCTTTGTAGAATATGTTAGTGAGGGAATTGAATTGATGAAATATGTGTACACTGTTTCCAAATTAATTTGGTTCCTACTGTGCTATTTTTTCAGGTGATGCACAAAGTCAGTCCGACAGAGTGCGTGGTGCTTCAACGAGTGATTTATATGAGAGGTACAGGAAAGATCCGTACTACACACTGCCGAGAGATAAAAACAGGCATGCGTCAACATCCAATCTTATCGACCAGCCTCCTAGAGAGGTCCGTCCTAGTGTACCTCCAACCACAGACACTgccagtagtagtagtagtagtagatcAAAGTCAACTTCCAACTTAGATCCTAATCCATATGACAGGAATGATTATGGTATGAGACAGGCACAGTCACATGCCGCTATGAGAGATTACATACCACCTTACTATAATACTAGTAGGAAAGATGATAGATATCAACAGTCGCCGTCAACTCCACAAGGTCCAAAAACATCAACTCCAGAAGTACAGACTTATACACCGCCTCAGAGGCCAGGACAAGGTTCTCAACGATATGGTCTCAGGCCGACAGGAGCATACAGTGATGGGCCATCTTCTAAACCTCAGACCCCCACAACGCCGAGCGGTTACTCTGCTAGAGGGCCTCCTGATCAACACCAGCCAAGAATTGTAGCCTATCACCCTCCTGGACGTCCACGCCAGCAAGCACCACCCCAACAGAGACCTATCATGCAACATCATGAAGACCCAACCCAACAAAGGACATACTCGCCACGAGATGTTCCTCAACAAAGAGAAGAGCCCCTACAACAAAGAATGCATACACCACAACGTGATGAACTACCACCACAACAGAGGACAGTTACACCCCAGAGAGAGGAGCCTCCACAATTGCAGAGAACCCTTACACCTCAGCGAGAAGAACCACCACCTCAGCAAAGAATGTATGCACCACAAAGGGAAGAACCCCCTCAACAACCGAGAACATACACACCTCAGCGGGAAGAGCCGCCACCACAACAAAGAACATACACTCCTCAACGGGAAgagccaccaccaccacaacaacaaagAATGTACACACCACAAAGGGAAGAGCCACCTCCATCAGCTGGTTACAGAACCACTGACATTTATGCAAAACCTTATCGTCCTCCAgtacagcagcagcaacaacagcagtCCCCCCAACAACCTCGCAGACAGCCAAACTATCAACAACAAGAAGCCAGGCCGTACAGACAGGAACCACTTTCATCAGAgccactgccaccaccaccaccaacaaccaCATACGAAGATGTGCCATCTGAATTTCCACCCCCTCCAATAGACTTGCCATCTTCTAATGAACCTAATAGAGCTTACCCACATCAACAGCCACCACCAGCAGTGCGAGGCGTCACCCTTGACAGAGATCAGAAAAAGAGGGACTTGATGGAAGAGCAGAGACGCTGGCATGAACAACAGAAAGCAAAATTACAGGAAGAGAATGACGTTAGGATTCGAGAGAAACAGCGAACAACAGATCCACAGAGAGCACAGTATGCTACTCTACCAGCAAATCCAAGTAGGTATCGACATCAAGAGTACACTCCTCAAACCTTAGAAAAACCAGGACAGAACCCTAGCAGAGTCTCAGCATATGGTGATCTTCCAGCTAGGCAACCACCACCAGTGAAAGAAAAGCCAGTTCCTCCACCGAAGCCAAGGTCACGTCCAAACTCTCAGTATCAAACCCAGGTGCCAGACCCTCCTAAGGTCACAGTAACACAACCTGGAGGATCCAGACCTCCCACTGCTGAAGCTGTACCTTATAGATATGAACCTACTCGTGACATTAAATCTCCAGTACAGCAGCTGAAGAAGGAATCTGCAGGTAGTCCAGTACCTCCAAGTTCACCATCTCCTTGGGAACGGGAGCAGAAGCAGAAAGAATCAGATGCACATGAAGAAGCATTGAAGAGGAGACTAGATGAAGAAATTGATTTCCTTGAGAGTATGCCAAATCGTTCTCCTGAACAAGATGagaaattgtcaaatttgagaATGGAGAGAGAATTCCAGCGCCGAGtggaagaaatgaaaaacaaagaccaagatgatgacgatgatggaGATTCTGATAAAGATATCAAAGATACAGCATTGGGAAGGGGACGTTTGTTACAAATGGTGCAAGATGATCTGGAAAGTGCCAGGCAAAGGATGGTGGACAATGACAACCAAAGGATGTACTATGAAGAAGAACAGGAAAAGGACAGAATGGAGAGACAAGAGAGAAGGCTGCAACAACTTCAACAGGAAAGAGAGGATGAGAAAATCAGACAGATGAGGAGGCAGCAGATACGAGACAGAGAACAAGAGGAATGGCTCAAGAAACAGAAAGAGTTACGGGAGCAACAGAGACGAGAGATTGAAGAAAGCAACAGAATGCAAAGACTTGAAGAAGAAAGGGAGCGACAGAAACAGATGGAAGAACTCAGGATTAAGAGGGAAGCAGAGAAGGCAGCCCTTAGAGAGGCAGAGGCCCGTAAAGAAGCAGAGGAAAGACAAATCAGGCAACGTGAGCAAGAAATGAGAGCAAGGCATGAACAGCAGAAGAGAGAACAAGAAGAACGCGAAAGACAATTAGCTGAGGAACGAATGCGTCTTGAGAATCAGCTACAGGGGCAGAGAGAACCTAATGTATATTATGCTAAGCCATATCAGCCGTACAAGGATGAAGAAGACGTGTTACAAACTACTGTGAATTCATATCATGTCCCAGGTCCAGAAAGAACTCATGTACCTCAAGCACCTGCAGTATCCTtggcaccaccaccaccagaaaGAGGGTCTTCCTACAACACTATTGACAGAAATCCATATGGTCAAAGAGTCGAACCACCAAGTAACAACCAACCTGCTCCTCAAGGACCTAAGAAGGTGTCCTTCCATGATACAACACAGTCGTACCCCCCACAAGACGACTATTCTGGTGGTATGTATCGCACCTCAAGTACTAGTAGTGGTGGGTCTACATCCTCTCATGGATATTCAGGACCCAACGGACAAGATCCATTTGTTAGTCCTGGAAATTCACAGAATCTTGCAAGCTACACCACGGCACCAACACCGGGAGTTATCGGCGCACAAGAATACTATAATGATCCAAGAGCAAGAATTCAAGCTGCAAATCAACTACAAAAACCTAAACAAGCCATCCCAGAGAGAATGTCATTTAG from Glandiceps talaboti chromosome 3, keGlaTala1.1, whole genome shotgun sequence carries:
- the LOC144432854 gene encoding uncharacterized protein LOC144432854 isoform X2, whose protein sequence is MEPKPRDRAAEREELARTIAEWNANRLDLFELSAPNEDLEFHGVMRFFFQDTNSKVATKCVRVSSTATTKDVVETLVEKFRPDMRMLSAPSFALYEIHINGEERLLPNFEKPLLVQLNWGRDDREGRFLLKREDEATRMSYFENEDYMESFRKKTPKKDKKDKKKKDKQKAKENAENRPGDANTSVSEKLYTDVPESVFTRSISNPEAVMRKRRQLKLEKKLEEFSGKDGRPDSGGMLKVYGETIFPDVPYKTILVGMDDDAGYIVEQALEKYGREKDDPQDYCLVKVVVPAGANPGEYVVTGGWGRETILDDDERPLHLILRYPQNKGSLMFQLKRRPPGYQPRKKRNKKSKSKGQESDSSWAYGDMTPVQQDKLPYLVELSPDGADIREYRPQVHRIQPQMTEVGSERSSSGQFIQLFSPTIRPRHCVLTNLDGAVTVTPASPDGETFINNQRVYETTLLTHGTVLRFGKMHAFRFCDPSAEQPAKRGREPSAEGMVNYETTFDVDGHIETVSSPPPHIKEQKGMFGNTLPAILEFKESGEDAFLASIISEVNGAAVQFKLAPTYCLYMAGRYRQSRQYRPEMSPTERAQRMTALTNKMADMIERTIVENQDIAGALSFWMANASEFLHFLKQDVDLSPITLDAQDILAAAIQQAFRHLVTCMQQELEISMPAFLDPNEEADNTDHDSIIDDDRSMDSHQSWRSRDNQNKMSGRWLSPAARTKYGGRPTLGDVLHTCSSAMTLLRRCRVNAALTIQLFSQLFHFINMWLFNKIVLEPHLGMCSQEWGARLKSRLSRIESWAEKQGLELAADCHLSRITQAAHLLQAPKSNAEDIASISSTCFKLNSLQLRALLEQYQPSGIQSHIPQQLIDSVVAVAQNTADELTRSDGRDVKLEEDPDLQLPFLLPEDGYSCDIIRGVPNGLPEFLAPIESTGICRLTLQANAKGGSWTVHFVGGGGGGDSSKSPVDGFSTVEKPQQMSQQQQGIPYDANIPPGEAEVYTVSFTKGNTGMGLSIVAAKGFNQDRLGIYIKSVVKGGSADHDGRLRAGDQLLKVNGNSLIGVTQERAAEFMMHSGPHVALEVAKQGAIFHGLATLLSQPSPIMQRAMPPRQHAGTFGRHRPKSEDILGSGAPNDKRRFMNTTDRKDRLQPHREANDGRYPMQQPREDLIKSSPNLIGDAQSQSDRVRGASTSDLYERYRKDPYYTLPRDKNRHASTSNLIDQPPREVRPSVPPTTDTASSSSSSRSKSTSNLDPNPYDRNDYGMRQAQSHAAMRDYIPPYYNTSRKDDRYQQSPSTPQGPKTSTPEVQTYTPPQRPGQGSQRYGLRPTGAYSDGPSSKPQTPTTPSGYSARGPPDQHQPRIVAYHPPGRPRQQAPPQQRPIMQHHEDPTQQRTYSPRDVPQQREEPLQQRMHTPQRDELPPQQRTVTPQREEPPQLQRTLTPQREEPPPQQRMYAPQREEPPQQPRTYTPQREEPPPQQRTYTPQREEPPPPQQQRMYTPQREEPPPSAGYRTTDIYAKPYRPPVQQQQQQQSPQQPRRQPNYQQQEARPYRQEPLSSEPLPPPPPTTTYEDVPSEFPPPPIDLPSSNEPNRAYPHQQPPPAVRGVTLDRDQKKRDLMEEQRRWHEQQKAKLQEENDVRIREKQRTTDPQRAQYATLPANPSRYRHQEYTPQTLEKPGQNPSRVSAYGDLPARQPPPVKEKPVPPPKPRSRPNSQYQTQVPDPPKVTVTQPGGSRPPTAEAVPYRYEPTRDIKSPVQQLKKESAGSPVPPSSPSPWEREQKQKESDAHEEALKRRLDEEIDFLESMPNRSPEQDEKLSNLRMEREFQRRVEEMKNKDQDDDDDGDSDKDIKDTALGRGRLLQMVQDDLESARQRMVDNDNQRMYYEEEQEKDRMERQERRLQQLQQEREDEKIRQMRRQQIRDREQEEWLKKQKELREQQRREIEESNRMQRLEEERERQKQMEELRIKREAEKAALREAEARKEAEERQIRQREQEMRARHEQQKREQEERERQLAEERMRLENQLQGQREPNVYYAKPYQPYKDEEDVLQTTVNSYHVPGPERTHVPQAPAVSLAPPPPERGSSYNTIDRNPYGQRVEPPSNNQPAPQGPKKVSFHDTTQSYPPQDDYSGGMYRTSSTSSGGSTSSHGYSGPNGQDPFVSPGNSQNLASYTTAPTPGVIGAQEYYNDPRARIQAANQLQKPKQAIPERMSFRDKMKMFADEIGEQSPQEKPKTSKWERDFLAHNTSLNGT
- the LOC144432854 gene encoding uncharacterized protein LOC144432854 isoform X1; protein product: MEPKPRDRAAEREELARTIAEWNANRLDLFELSAPNEDLEFHGVMRFFFQDTNSKVATKCVRVSSTATTKDVVETLVEKFRPDMRMLSAPSFALYEIHINGEERLLPNFEKPLLVQLNWGRDDREGRFLLKREDEATRMSYFENEDYMESFRKKTPKKDKKDKKKKDKQKAKENAENRPGDANTSVSEKLYTDVPESVFTRSISNPEAVMRKRRQLKLEKKLEEFSGKDGRPDSGGMLKVYGETIFPDVPYKTILVGMDDDAGYIVEQALEKYGREKDDPQDYCLVKVVVPAGANPGEYVVTGGWGRETILDDDERPLHLILRYPQNKGSLMFQLKRRPPGYQPRKKRNKKSKSKGQESDSSWAYGDMTPVQQDKLPYLVELSPDGADIREYRPQVHRIQPQMTEVGSERSSSGQFIQLFSPTIRPRHCVLTNLDGAVTVTPASPDGETFINNQRVYETTLLTHGTVLRFGKMHAFRFCDPSAEQPQAKRGREPSAEGMVNYETTFDVDGHIETVSSPPPHIKEQKGMFGNTLPAILEFKESGEDAFLASIISEVNGAAVQFKLAPTYCLYMAGRYRQSRQYRPEMSPTERAQRMTALTNKMADMIERTIVENQDIAGALSFWMANASEFLHFLKQDVDLSPITLDAQDILAAAIQQAFRHLVTCMQQELEISMPAFLDPNEEADNTDHDSIIDDDRSMDSHQSWRSRDNQNKMSGRWLSPAARTKYGGRPTLGDVLHTCSSAMTLLRRCRVNAALTIQLFSQLFHFINMWLFNKIVLEPHLGMCSQEWGARLKSRLSRIESWAEKQGLELAADCHLSRITQAAHLLQAPKSNAEDIASISSTCFKLNSLQLRALLEQYQPSGIQSHIPQQLIDSVVAVAQNTADELTRSDGRDVKLEEDPDLQLPFLLPEDGYSCDIIRGVPNGLPEFLAPIESTGICRLTLQANAKGGSWTVHFVGGGGGGDSSKSPVDGFSTVEKPQQMSQQQQGIPYDANIPPGEAEVYTVSFTKGNTGMGLSIVAAKGFNQDRLGIYIKSVVKGGSADHDGRLRAGDQLLKVNGNSLIGVTQERAAEFMMHSGPHVALEVAKQGAIFHGLATLLSQPSPIMQRAMPPRQHAGTFGRHRPKSEDILGSGAPNDKRRFMNTTDRKDRLQPHREANDGRYPMQQPREDLIKSSPNLIGDAQSQSDRVRGASTSDLYERYRKDPYYTLPRDKNRHASTSNLIDQPPREVRPSVPPTTDTASSSSSSRSKSTSNLDPNPYDRNDYGMRQAQSHAAMRDYIPPYYNTSRKDDRYQQSPSTPQGPKTSTPEVQTYTPPQRPGQGSQRYGLRPTGAYSDGPSSKPQTPTTPSGYSARGPPDQHQPRIVAYHPPGRPRQQAPPQQRPIMQHHEDPTQQRTYSPRDVPQQREEPLQQRMHTPQRDELPPQQRTVTPQREEPPQLQRTLTPQREEPPPQQRMYAPQREEPPQQPRTYTPQREEPPPQQRTYTPQREEPPPPQQQRMYTPQREEPPPSAGYRTTDIYAKPYRPPVQQQQQQQSPQQPRRQPNYQQQEARPYRQEPLSSEPLPPPPPTTTYEDVPSEFPPPPIDLPSSNEPNRAYPHQQPPPAVRGVTLDRDQKKRDLMEEQRRWHEQQKAKLQEENDVRIREKQRTTDPQRAQYATLPANPSRYRHQEYTPQTLEKPGQNPSRVSAYGDLPARQPPPVKEKPVPPPKPRSRPNSQYQTQVPDPPKVTVTQPGGSRPPTAEAVPYRYEPTRDIKSPVQQLKKESAGSPVPPSSPSPWEREQKQKESDAHEEALKRRLDEEIDFLESMPNRSPEQDEKLSNLRMEREFQRRVEEMKNKDQDDDDDGDSDKDIKDTALGRGRLLQMVQDDLESARQRMVDNDNQRMYYEEEQEKDRMERQERRLQQLQQEREDEKIRQMRRQQIRDREQEEWLKKQKELREQQRREIEESNRMQRLEEERERQKQMEELRIKREAEKAALREAEARKEAEERQIRQREQEMRARHEQQKREQEERERQLAEERMRLENQLQGQREPNVYYAKPYQPYKDEEDVLQTTVNSYHVPGPERTHVPQAPAVSLAPPPPERGSSYNTIDRNPYGQRVEPPSNNQPAPQGPKKVSFHDTTQSYPPQDDYSGGMYRTSSTSSGGSTSSHGYSGPNGQDPFVSPGNSQNLASYTTAPTPGVIGAQEYYNDPRARIQAANQLQKPKQAIPERMSFRDKMKMFADEIGEQSPQEKPKTSKWERDFLAHNTSLNGT
- the LOC144432854 gene encoding uncharacterized protein LOC144432854 isoform X3 is translated as MEPKPRDRAAEREELARTIAEWNANRLDLFELSAPNEDLEFHGVMRFFFQDTNSKVATKCVRVSSTATTKDVVETLVEKFRPDMRMLSAPSFALYEIHINGEERLLPNFEKPLLVQLNWGRDDREGRFLLKREDEATRMSYFENEDYMESFRKKTPKKDKKDKKKKDKQKAKENAENRPGDANTSVSEKLYTDVPESVFTRSISNPEAVMRKRRQLKLEKKLEEFSGKDGRPDSGGMLKVYGETIFPDVPYKTILVGMDDDAGYIVEQALEKYGREKDDPQDYCLVKVVVPAGANPGEYVVTGGWGRETILDDDERPLHLILRYPQNKGSLMFQLKRRPPGYQPRKKRNKKSKSKGQESDSSWAYGDMTPVQQDKLPYLVELSPDGADIREYRPQVHRIQPQMTEVGSERSSSGQFIQLFSPTIRPRHCVLTNLDGAVTVTPASPDGETFINNQRVYETTLLTHGTVLRFGKMHAFRFCDPSAEQPEQKGMFGNTLPAILEFKESGEDAFLASIISEVNGAAVQFKLAPTYCLYMAGRYRQSRQYRPEMSPTERAQRMTALTNKMADMIERTIVENQDIAGALSFWMANASEFLHFLKQDVDLSPITLDAQDILAAAIQQAFRHLVTCMQQELEISMPAFLDPNEEADNTDHDSIIDDDRSMDSHQSWRSRDNQNKMSGRWLSPAARTKYGGRPTLGDVLHTCSSAMTLLRRCRVNAALTIQLFSQLFHFINMWLFNKIVLEPHLGMCSQEWGARLKSRLSRIESWAEKQGLELAADCHLSRITQAAHLLQAPKSNAEDIASISSTCFKLNSLQLRALLEQYQPSGIQSHIPQQLIDSVVAVAQNTADELTRSDGRDVKLEEDPDLQLPFLLPEDGYSCDIIRGVPNGLPEFLAPIESTGICRLTLQANAKGGSWTVHFVGGGGGGDSSKSPVDGFSTVEKPQQMSQQQQGIPYDANIPPGEAEVYTVSFTKGNTGMGLSIVAAKGFNQDRLGIYIKSVVKGGSADHDGRLRAGDQLLKVNGNSLIGVTQERAAEFMMHSGPHVALEVAKQGAIFHGLATLLSQPSPIMQRAMPPRQHAGTFGRHRPKSEDILGSGAPNDKRRFMNTTDRKDRLQPHREANDGRYPMQQPREDLIKSSPNLIGDAQSQSDRVRGASTSDLYERYRKDPYYTLPRDKNRHASTSNLIDQPPREVRPSVPPTTDTASSSSSSRSKSTSNLDPNPYDRNDYGMRQAQSHAAMRDYIPPYYNTSRKDDRYQQSPSTPQGPKTSTPEVQTYTPPQRPGQGSQRYGLRPTGAYSDGPSSKPQTPTTPSGYSARGPPDQHQPRIVAYHPPGRPRQQAPPQQRPIMQHHEDPTQQRTYSPRDVPQQREEPLQQRMHTPQRDELPPQQRTVTPQREEPPQLQRTLTPQREEPPPQQRMYAPQREEPPQQPRTYTPQREEPPPQQRTYTPQREEPPPPQQQRMYTPQREEPPPSAGYRTTDIYAKPYRPPVQQQQQQQSPQQPRRQPNYQQQEARPYRQEPLSSEPLPPPPPTTTYEDVPSEFPPPPIDLPSSNEPNRAYPHQQPPPAVRGVTLDRDQKKRDLMEEQRRWHEQQKAKLQEENDVRIREKQRTTDPQRAQYATLPANPSRYRHQEYTPQTLEKPGQNPSRVSAYGDLPARQPPPVKEKPVPPPKPRSRPNSQYQTQVPDPPKVTVTQPGGSRPPTAEAVPYRYEPTRDIKSPVQQLKKESAGSPVPPSSPSPWEREQKQKESDAHEEALKRRLDEEIDFLESMPNRSPEQDEKLSNLRMEREFQRRVEEMKNKDQDDDDDGDSDKDIKDTALGRGRLLQMVQDDLESARQRMVDNDNQRMYYEEEQEKDRMERQERRLQQLQQEREDEKIRQMRRQQIRDREQEEWLKKQKELREQQRREIEESNRMQRLEEERERQKQMEELRIKREAEKAALREAEARKEAEERQIRQREQEMRARHEQQKREQEERERQLAEERMRLENQLQGQREPNVYYAKPYQPYKDEEDVLQTTVNSYHVPGPERTHVPQAPAVSLAPPPPERGSSYNTIDRNPYGQRVEPPSNNQPAPQGPKKVSFHDTTQSYPPQDDYSGGMYRTSSTSSGGSTSSHGYSGPNGQDPFVSPGNSQNLASYTTAPTPGVIGAQEYYNDPRARIQAANQLQKPKQAIPERMSFRDKMKMFADEIGEQSPQEKPKTSKWERDFLAHNTSLNGT